DNA from Plasmodium falciparum 3D7 genome assembly, chromosome: 8:
CTTGATTTACAACTTTCCAAATTTTATATGGTACCATATGAGGATCTTtatgatcatttttttttatcttatttGGTGTTTTTTTCGTataaacattattataataattggaattatgtaaattattataatatatatcagcATTGTtgctaatattatttttatcaccatcattataatttttttcaccatcattataatttttttcaccatcattataatttttttcaccatcattataatttttttcaccatcattataatttttttcaccatcattataatttttttcaccatcgttatcatttttattaccacggttatcatttttattaccatggttatcattttcatcacCACCACcagtattatatttatcatcctTATTATCATCAAACAAATCTGtgacattataaatatttatcccTTGTGACTTTTTTTGTGTTACCTGTTCATTTTGCTTTTGccgatatatatttttatcattatatttaatattttcctgAAAATCATCATTTAATTGTTCCTTAATATTATGTGTATTAGAATATTTGATAGGTTGTCTTTTAAAAAAGTTAGAatcattttcataaaaaatattttctccATTGTAATCAATAGATGAAAAAGGactaacattattatatatatcattatatatattaatatagttaacattgtttatataatgataattataatatttatatttatctatattcatttttatattttggtttttattaaaatatggatattcttcatttttgatttgttttttttttttcttaattgaAGGTAAAGATAATgcatgtacatattttttttggtattctccattttttttattttcatcattagtatattcttctttataattagatctattacatttataataattatcactatgataatcataatgttgattcatattataataattttcattatgatgataatcaTTACTATCATGGTGGTAATTCTCTACATCATTCTTATCATCTTCATCTATACTTTccattttctttaaaaacGTCAAACCGCTCTGTTTCCTTCTTCCActataaaaattatcatcattctTATATGCacaattttcatttaaaaaaaaataggaaaCATCCTTGTCCCTTAATAATATCTCTAAGATTAGTATCCCTAGGTTAAAAATATCTTCCTGCAATTTCATCAACCGTCCTTTTCTTTCATCTTCATATCTAactcaaaaataaaataaaataaaataaaataaaaatacatacatatatatatatatatatatatatatatatatatatatatatatacatacatataatataaaataacatttGCAATGATGAACATATAGATCTTACCTTATTTTgggtataaaatataaatagtcGTTCAGTATATTGATATCTGTTAAAAAAATGtgcatattattttgtataagcacattttctctttttatatGTCCATGATATATTCCCAAGGAATGAAGTTGTATTATAGATAGaaatatttgaaatatataaaaataataaaaattgtttGTATTTATCTTATTAGATAAATAGTGATCTAAATTTTTGAATATAAATCttctgtatatataaatattattttcataaacaCTCATGCGGTTATAAGGTaatctacaaaaaaaattaaaaaaataaaaataaaaattacataatatatatatatatatatatatatacatacatatacatgtTTGTGTgtgtggaaaaaaaaaaaaaaaaacacacaggaatatatatctattaatACTTACACATTTGGAAAGAGATCAAATGAGAAAAGAAATTTTagagtatataatattctctTTATTTTGGGAGCTTCGGATTTTAATTtacaaatttttattaaaacatgACCCTCATTGTTATTAATACCCTGAAATgaggaataaaaaaaaaaaatatatatatttatatatatatatatgtatatatgtatatatttatatatttatttatttgtttacatttatattttgatacaGAAgttaagaacaaaaaaaacaacattcatatataaatatatatacattatattatttatacctCCAGAACATGATAGAAATTGTTGAGGGTATATGAattcataaaaaagaaatgctcatatttaaatagataattatatatgttaaataattTGTTTAAGTATTTACAATATACATCATCCAATTCTGTTGTACTGTGTCCTATATTGCTATACAAAGTATTACCCATGTtgcaaaacaaaaaaaaaaaaaaaaaataataataaaaaataaaataaaataagaaataacataaaaatgaatatttacTTATACATATTgcacaaataaaaaagaacaaaaaaaaaaaaaagaaaaaagaaaaaagaaaatatatataatatatatatatatatatattacaaaaaaaataaaacatatatatattatatattcattatcttttaatttttatttttattaacaaatatatataattaacacTATAATGGAAGAAACATATGACTTAATgatatgtaaaataaaatatatttcatatatatcaatgAATTGCTTTCAATTTTTactttaaatttaattacgcgcataataaaaaaatgatttatatattcatttttttttaagagaaaaaatataataaataactttatgctataaatatatataaaaatatatatataataaatacatatataatatatatatataatattttagtatcaatttttacattttgttcaataaatttttaataaaaaaaaaaaaaaaaaagttttttaatattaaaaaaaaaaaaaagaaaaaattaatttatgaaaatgaattgtattattaattaaatcattttaaaaaaaaaaaaaaaaaaaaaaaaaagtatacatatatatattatatacatgttataaatattttctgtATCTTTTTCATGGTAGATAGTTGCCTTAATCATCTAGATCGATATCACAAAATAATTCTTCATTACACCACTTTGGTTCAcctataaaaatgaaaaggttataaatattacatgTGACTACAATTTGGGGGgtgaacataataaataaataaatgaataaataaataaatatacatatattacagTTGTTTATACACTTACCTTCATCAAATTCAGGATCTAATATACTAATTTTCTCCTTTTCAAAAAGCTCTCTTCCTGTTGGATTTtctgaattattattttttttcatttgtaaaaatatatctttataaaatTCTTTTCTCCATGCCTCAAATTCTTCTTCACTTACTCTATACTGTacataagaaataaaaataaaaaaagcattgcataaataaatatatgtatatatatatgcatatgttTAGTTGCACAATAAGTAgtagtatacatatattgttatatacatttttataataaaacaccAACCTTTTCTTCACATAATTCTTTTAGCTCCAAtacattttcataattatctAAATCTTTTTCACTATCATCTGATGAATTATCACtatcattaattttatttgatttgGGTTGTCTTTCAATCATTTCATCGTACATGGACTTTTCTTCAATATCTTCAGAGAGATAAGTCTATAGgtaatcataaaaatatacatatgtctcatctatatatacaaatgtaTGTAtctatgtatgtatgtacatatttgCTTCCTTTTTTGGATTTACCCTTATGTTTTccactatattatatatcatgcTATATCCTAGGTTATTTTCTATGGTCTCTTGAATTTGATTCTCTACATTCTTTATTAAGGATATTGATAAATTTTTAACTAAACATAATAAAGATACAGAGgaatattataagaatatattaaaaaaaaagaatgaaatatacatacatatatatatataaatatatagatttatatatacatagatttatactttttattttttctttcctcACCGTCAACTATTTTATACAAAGGAGCCTCATCAGGATATTTTTCCGTATATtcgaataaaatataaaaggaaatttttttcaatttattaTCTATAAATATCTTAAAGGAGTTATCACCCAAGGAGATATATTCGTTAGTGCATTCATATAAAAGTGACAGGCTCTCTTTTTCGGATTGTTGTTCAGATTTATAGTCCatacttttataaaaattttatcaaattctatatatgttatatatattgttttttttttttctttttttaaggtatataatattccatattattcaatttatcattttatcaatatatatatataaatatatatatatccttttcATACTTgccataaaagaaaaatatatatatatatatatatatatatatataacctcaaaaaaatgagaatttaaaagattaaaaaatgatagaatattaaaagataatagAAAAATCAAGTAATaaatattcttaaaaaaaataaattttttctcacaatttataaaaattctttttcatctatatgcagaaagaaaaagaataaatataaaaaaatatgctataatattatatatatataatatatatatatatatttatataattatttttttttatgatatatttgtatacgtatgtaaaagaatatatattattaaatttcaaactttgaatgaaaaaaaattgattaattattattgttctttaaaatatattatttattcataatatatatatattacaaagaaataatatttagaaaaaaaaaatatatattgtaataatatatatatatattctcctTCATtcttattacatatatgtaaactataatatatttatgttgtaCAAGGAAAATTTTGTACAATGGTATTTAAATTCATTTTAGGTGTATCTTGaatcttttaaaaatggGTATTCTTTATAAGCTTAggaacataatattatttagtcatatcataatattagcAAACGAAAAGAGatataaaagaacaaaattttaaattacgatattatatttatatataggaaAACATATGCATAAATTTATGCAcaactaaatatatattatatatatatatatatatatataggtatatatacatgtaggtactaaatatttttgattttttattttttatttttgatttttttttttttttttttcttccttcaatttttttatattcttgtatataattttcctCCTTAATATACAATGTatctaaaaaattataaacataaaagaaGGGGAAGGAAAAGAtaaaggtaaaaaaaaaagggacaATAGTAAAAAGAGAAATTTCTACTATTGTATGCACTttcatacatacatatatatatatatataacaataaaataatatagttcttttctattataaatatatttaatatatatgccCATCATGACTTTtgcattattaaaaatatagtaatattaaaaaaatttccatttttttggatatgtatatataggaatatatggattattataaaatatatataagaatatggACAATGGAAAACAATAAAAGattacacacatatatagcatatatatatttatatatatatatatat
Protein-coding regions in this window:
- a CDS encoding RWD domain-containing protein, putative, whose product is MDYKSEQQSEKESLSLLYECTNEYISLGDNSFKIFIDNKLKKISFYILFEYTEKYPDEAPLYKIVDVKNLSISLIKNVENQIQETIENNLGYSMIYNIVENIRTYLSEDIEEKSMYDEMIERQPKSNKINDSDNSSDDSEKDLDNYENVLELKELCEEKYRVSEEEFEAWRKEFYKDIFLQMKKNNNSENPTGRELFEKEKISILDPEFDEGEPKWCNEELFCDIDLDD